One Cydia splendana chromosome 23, ilCydSple1.2, whole genome shotgun sequence DNA window includes the following coding sequences:
- the LOC134802006 gene encoding 3-oxoacyl-[acyl-carrier-protein] reductase FabG-like: MEFTGKVVIVTGASSGIGAVTAKMFAAHGATLTLVGRDEARLQAVAKACEEAKGIKPLPVQLDLTTVNSCIIVAQKTVEYFGRIDILINCAGKIGLTSLFDANMVTFDDLFAINLRVPYELTQKCLPYLVKTKGHIVNVFSAPIRARPGFVTGSMIAEALERFTKVSAVELAPEGVKMNAVRPGLTRTNILKNINIDEDEANDMYEALAGMVPSRQIIEPDEVAKMVLLAASDMFPNLNAANLVVDGGASVA; this comes from the coding sequence ATGGAATTTACGGGAAAAGTCGTTATAGTGACGGGGGCCAGCTCCGGTATTGGGGCAGTCACCGCAAAAATGTTCGCCGCCCATGGAGCCACTCTCACATTAGTAGGCAGAGACGAAGCAAGACTCCAAGCCGTGGCCAAAGCTTGCGAAGAAGCCAAAGGAATCAAACCGCTACCAGTACAATTAGACTTAACTACGGTAAACAGTTGCATTATAGTCGCTCAGAAAACTGTGGAATACTTCGGCCGAATTGACATACTAATCAACTGTGCTGGAAAGATTGGATTAACCTCGCTATTTGACGCAAACATGGTTACTTTCGACGACCTGTTCGCGATCAATCTCCGTGTACCGTATGAGTTGACTCAAAAGTGTTTACCATATTTAGTGAAAACTAAAGGACATATAGTGAATGTGTTCTCAGCTCCTATCCGGGCGCGGCCAGGTTTTGTGACAGGCAGCATGATTGCCGAAGCGTTAGAAAGATTTACAAAGGTCAGCGCAGTAGAATTAGCACCGGAGGGAGTTAAGATGAATGCAGTAAGACCGGGTTTGACTAGAACCAACATATTGAAAAACATAAATATAGATGAAGATGAAGCAAACGATATGTACGAGGCTCTAGCCGGGATGGTGCCAAGCAGACAGATTATAGAGCCAGATGAAGTGGCTAAAATGGTTTTGCTAGCTGCTAGTGATATGTTCCCTAATTTGAATGCAGCTAATCTTGTGGTAGATGGAGGTGCATCTGTGGCGTAA
- the LOC134801778 gene encoding oxidoreductase UcpA-like: MDFTGKVVIVTGASSGIGAASAKLFAAHNALLSIVGRNEERLLATAKACEEAKGNKPLCILLDLTESDSCEKLVRKTVDTFGKINVLVNCAGKLCCTSLFDNSMEIFDDLIALNLRVPYNLTQQCLPHLLKTKGNIVNVFSAPMRVRPGFLPANMIRDALERFTKSSALELAAEGVRMNAVRPGYTRTNYLRNLNVDDEIMDDTYELIAEFLPTRKVIEPEEIARMVVFTASDTLPNLNSAQMVVDGSASQF, from the coding sequence ATGGATTTTACTGGAAAAGTTGTCATTGTTACAGGCGCCAGTTCTGGCATTGGTGCCGCCTCTGCCAAACTGTTCGCCGCTCACAACGCTCTACTATCCATCGTTGGAAGAAACGAGGAAAGACTACTTGCAACGGCCAAGGCCTGCGAAGAAGCTAAAGGAAATAAACCTTTATGCATACTCTTGGATCTAACCGAATCTGATAGCTGTGAAAAACTAGTAAGAAAAACTGTGGATACCTTCGGAAAGATTAACGTGTTAGTCAACTGCGCTGGAAAGTTATGCTGTACATCGCTTTTCGATAACTCCATGGAGATTTTCGATGACCTAATCGCGCTTAATCTTCGAGTGCCTTACAATTTGACACAGCAATGTTTACCGCATCTGCTAAAGACGAAGGGCAACATAGTGAATGTGTTCAGTGCGCCCATGCGAGTGCGACCTGGATTCCTACCAGCTAATATGATTAGAGATGCCTTAGAAAGATTCACGAAGTCGAGTGCTTTAGAATTAGCGGCAGAAGGAGTGAGAATGAACGCAGTAAGGCCAGGCTATACAAGAACTAATTATCTGAGGAATTTGAATGTGGATGATGAAATCATGGATGATACTTACGAGTTGATTGCTGAGTTTTTGCCCACGAGGAAGGTTATAGAGCCTGAGGAGATTGCTAGGATGGTGGTTTTCACCGCTAGTGACACGCTGCCCAATTTGAACTCTGCACAAATGGTAGTGGACGGTTCCGCTTCGCAGTTTTGA